One stretch of Lacimicrobium alkaliphilum DNA includes these proteins:
- a CDS encoding SprT family zinc-dependent metalloprotease: protein MTKLSETIRQQAQQCLEQSVAKASVVLQRDIALPDLSFKQRGRIAGTARLQDYEIRLNPVLLAENPDEFMREVIPHELCHLLVWQLYGRDNKKGRIKPHGQEWKALMWEIFDLKGSACHQMDIQSVQGRHFSYRCNCGPVSLSIRRHNKIRQGVKYICRTCRQQLQAA, encoded by the coding sequence ATGACTAAGCTGAGCGAAACCATCAGGCAACAGGCGCAACAATGTCTGGAACAGTCGGTTGCAAAAGCCAGCGTGGTACTGCAAAGGGATATTGCTTTGCCTGACTTAAGTTTTAAACAACGCGGACGTATTGCCGGTACTGCCCGTTTACAGGACTATGAAATCCGCCTTAACCCCGTATTGCTGGCGGAAAACCCCGATGAGTTTATGCGCGAGGTAATCCCTCACGAACTCTGCCATTTATTGGTATGGCAGTTATATGGAAGAGACAATAAAAAAGGCCGGATAAAACCCCACGGCCAGGAATGGAAAGCCCTGATGTGGGAGATTTTTGACCTTAAGGGCAGTGCCTGCCACCAGATGGATATACAAAGTGTTCAGGGCCGGCATTTCAGCTACCGCTGCAACTGCGGCCCGGTCAGTTTAAGCATTCGCCGCCACAACAAAATCAGACAGGGGGTAAAATATATTTGCCGCACCTGCAGACAACAGTTGCAGGCGGCTTAG
- the ruvB gene encoding Holliday junction branch migration DNA helicase RuvB: MIEADRLVEPAASNEDEVIDRAIRPRMLADYTGQDHVCEQMEIFIQAARNRKDALDHLLIFGPPGLGKTTLANIVANEMGVSIKTTSGPVLEKAGDLAALLTNLEAHDVLFIDEIHRLSPVVEEILYPAMEDYQLDIMIGEGPAARSIKLELPPFTLVGATTRAGSLTSPLRDRFGIVQRLEFYNIADLTTIVTRSADYLNLQLEPEGALEVARRSRGTPRIANRLLRRVRDYAEIKAQGHITPDVAGKALDMLDVDTQGFDYMDRKLLNAIIDKFSGGPVGLDNLAAAIGEEKETIEDVIEPYLIQQGFLQRTPRGRIATQRAFLHLGFDIKPE; encoded by the coding sequence ATGATAGAAGCCGATCGTCTGGTAGAGCCTGCAGCCAGCAATGAAGATGAGGTTATCGACAGGGCCATACGCCCAAGGATGCTGGCCGACTATACCGGTCAGGATCATGTCTGTGAGCAGATGGAAATCTTTATTCAGGCTGCCCGTAACCGTAAAGACGCCCTCGATCATTTGTTGATCTTCGGTCCGCCCGGTTTAGGTAAAACTACTCTGGCCAATATCGTTGCCAATGAAATGGGGGTGAGCATTAAAACCACCTCAGGCCCGGTGCTGGAAAAAGCCGGCGATCTGGCGGCGCTGCTGACCAACCTCGAAGCCCATGATGTGCTGTTTATCGATGAGATACACCGTTTAAGCCCGGTAGTGGAAGAGATTCTCTATCCGGCCATGGAAGACTACCAACTGGATATTATGATCGGCGAGGGGCCCGCGGCCCGCTCTATCAAGCTCGAACTGCCACCTTTTACGCTGGTGGGTGCCACCACCAGGGCGGGCTCGTTAACCTCGCCGCTCAGAGATCGCTTTGGCATAGTGCAGCGGCTGGAATTTTATAATATTGCCGATCTGACCACCATTGTGACCCGTTCTGCTGATTATCTGAATCTGCAGCTGGAGCCTGAAGGGGCCCTCGAAGTGGCACGGCGCTCCCGTGGTACCCCCCGTATTGCCAACCGTCTGCTGCGCCGGGTCAGAGATTATGCGGAAATTAAGGCCCAGGGTCACATTACCCCGGATGTGGCCGGCAAAGCGCTGGATATGCTGGATGTGGATACGCAGGGCTTTGATTATATGGACCGCAAGTTACTCAACGCCATTATCGATAAGTTCAGCGGCGGGCCAGTGGGGCTGGATAACCTGGCCGCAGCCATAGGTGAAGAAAAAGAAACCATTGAAGATGTGATAGAGCCGTATCTGATTCAGCAGGGCTTTTTGCAGCGCACTCCCCGTGGCCGTATCGCCACCCAGCGCGCCTTTTTGCACCTTGGCTTTGATATTAAACCTGAGTAA
- a CDS encoding 1-acyl-sn-glycerol-3-phosphate acyltransferase — protein MTEQTNNNSAGFGQRTANYLLHLAGWQVSPFPDLKQAIVVGGPHTSNWDGVLGILSAATLGVHSRIMIKNNLFKWPLAPLLRKLGGIPIDRSRSTGVVEQAAALFGQYHKLVLIMTPEGTRTRAPRWKTGFYHIANKACVPIVLATADYVKKQVTFPLVLQPSGNLEADMHRMYQCFASVIPRHPDKLSAPVKVLWDKQHGIGHD, from the coding sequence TTGACTGAACAAACCAACAACAACTCTGCTGGTTTTGGCCAGCGCACTGCCAATTATTTGCTGCACCTCGCAGGCTGGCAAGTGTCACCTTTTCCGGATCTGAAACAAGCCATAGTGGTTGGCGGCCCTCATACTTCCAACTGGGATGGGGTGCTGGGCATATTAAGTGCTGCAACCCTTGGCGTACACAGCAGAATAATGATCAAGAACAACCTGTTTAAGTGGCCATTGGCGCCGCTGTTACGAAAACTGGGAGGTATTCCCATTGATCGCAGCCGCAGTACCGGTGTGGTAGAGCAGGCCGCAGCCCTGTTTGGCCAATACCACAAGCTGGTATTGATCATGACACCCGAGGGCACAAGAACCCGCGCGCCGCGCTGGAAAACCGGCTTCTATCATATTGCAAATAAGGCCTGTGTCCCCATTGTGCTGGCCACTGCCGACTATGTAAAAAAACAGGTAACCTTTCCTCTGGTGTTGCAGCCCAGCGGTAACCTTGAGGCCGATATGCACAGAATGTATCAGTGTTTCGCCAGTGTAATCCCACGTCACCCGGACAAACTCTCTGCTCCGGTCAAAGTCCTGTGGGATAAGCAGCATGGTATCGGCCATGACTAA
- the nlpI gene encoding lipoprotein NlpI translates to MQCFRPGLILLFLLLTAACTSVNHSQYGNGQMGNLVLVEPLPANMRSQMALARYNQILGQVELEDSQRADLLYQRGTLYDSVGLSGLAQFDFSMALKLKPDLAEAYNYMGIHHTQNREFIQAYESFDATLDIDPEHDYAFLNRGIALYYGGRPELAVEDLHRYYQKDERDPYRALWTFIAESEVDYAQAQKNLAASRTQLREQEWATQLVDLYLGKITERQLLSGLLMNIQNQRELANRLCEAYFYLGKYHGARGETAVASNYFKLSLSTNVYEFVEHRYARLELELIREDVLSDSRRQ, encoded by the coding sequence ATGCAATGTTTCAGACCCGGCTTAATTCTCCTTTTTCTGCTGTTAACTGCAGCCTGTACCTCTGTTAATCACAGCCAGTATGGTAATGGTCAGATGGGTAATCTGGTGCTGGTAGAGCCGTTGCCGGCTAATATGCGCAGTCAGATGGCGCTGGCCCGCTATAATCAGATTCTGGGGCAGGTAGAACTGGAGGACAGCCAGCGTGCCGACCTGTTGTATCAGCGCGGCACCCTGTATGACAGCGTGGGTCTGTCGGGGCTGGCGCAGTTTGATTTTTCTATGGCGTTAAAACTTAAACCTGATTTGGCCGAAGCCTATAACTATATGGGCATTCATCACACCCAGAATCGTGAATTTATTCAGGCCTATGAATCTTTTGATGCCACTTTGGATATTGACCCTGAACATGACTACGCCTTTTTGAATCGTGGTATCGCCCTTTATTACGGCGGCAGACCCGAGCTGGCGGTAGAGGATTTGCATCGTTATTATCAAAAAGATGAACGGGATCCCTATCGCGCATTGTGGACCTTTATTGCCGAGTCAGAAGTGGACTACGCACAGGCACAGAAAAACCTGGCCGCCAGTCGCACACAGTTGCGTGAACAGGAGTGGGCCACCCAACTGGTGGATTTGTATCTGGGCAAAATTACCGAACGACAGTTGCTGTCCGGGCTGCTGATGAACATTCAGAACCAGCGTGAACTGGCCAACAGACTCTGTGAAGCCTATTTCTATCTGGGTAAGTATCATGGGGCCCGCGGAGAAACTGCTGTGGCATCCAACTATTTTAAGTTGTCACTCAGCACCAATGTGTACGAGTTTGTGGAGCATCGCTATGCCAGGCTGGAACTCGAACTTATCCGCGAAGACGTGCTTTCCGATAGTCGGCGTCAGTAA
- the ruvA gene encoding Holliday junction branch migration protein RuvA, whose product MIGRIRGILVEKQPPQILIEAAGVGYEIQLPMTSFYQLPDAGEEVIVYTHFVVREDAQLLFGFANQSERALFRELIKANGVGPKMALTILSGMSAAQFVHCVQQQDVNALVKLPGVGKKTAERLLVELKDRLSSLLGENTDNHLAAQPQTIENTFVVSDDPKEEAISALVALGYKPAQISKTVNNLHRQGMTSEDLIREVLRSML is encoded by the coding sequence ATGATAGGCAGAATTCGCGGGATACTGGTTGAGAAGCAGCCGCCACAGATTTTGATCGAAGCGGCCGGGGTGGGCTATGAGATTCAGCTGCCCATGACCAGCTTTTACCAGTTGCCCGATGCCGGTGAAGAAGTGATTGTTTATACCCATTTTGTGGTGCGTGAAGATGCCCAGTTGCTGTTTGGTTTTGCTAATCAGTCGGAAAGGGCGCTGTTTCGGGAGCTGATCAAGGCTAACGGCGTGGGCCCGAAGATGGCGCTGACCATTTTATCCGGCATGTCGGCGGCACAGTTTGTTCATTGCGTACAGCAACAGGATGTCAACGCGCTGGTGAAGCTGCCGGGGGTGGGTAAGAAAACCGCCGAGCGCTTGCTGGTGGAGCTTAAGGACAGACTCAGCAGCCTGCTGGGAGAGAATACTGATAATCATCTTGCAGCGCAGCCACAGACCATTGAAAATACCTTTGTGGTGTCTGATGATCCTAAAGAAGAGGCCATCAGTGCGCTGGTGGCTCTGGGATATAAACCGGCGCAGATCAGCAAAACCGTTAATAATCTGCATCGTCAGGGCATGACCAGTGAAGATCTGATCCGCGAAGTCTTGCGGTCAATGTTGTAG
- the pnp gene encoding polyribonucleotide nucleotidyltransferase — MTPITKTFQYGQHTVTLETGVIARQATAAVMASMDDTSVLVTVVGKKEAKPDQNFFPLTVNYQEKTYAAGKIPGGFFKREGRPSEYETLTARLIDRPIRPLFPDGFMNEVQVVITVVSANPDIPTDVISMIGTSAALAISGIPFNGPIGAARVGYKDGQYMLNTLVSEQPESQLDLVVAGTESAVLMVESEANMLSEETMLGAVVYGHEQSQTVIKAVNEFAAEVNTPKWDWQPPAENTALKAKIKELAEEQMTEAYQISDKMARKDAITALSDNVVAQIEEQDPEQDSKEVKELLHELESDVVRSRILAGEPRIDGRDPQMIRALSVGTGILPRTHGSALFTRGETQALVAATLGTERDAQMIDELGGMTNSRFMLHYNFPPYCVGETGMIGSPKRREIGHGRLAKRGIQAVMPSAEEFPYVIRVVSEITESNGSSSMASVCGTSLALMDAGVPIKASVAGIAMGLVKSDDKFVVLSDILGDEDHLGDMDFKVAGTQEGITALQMDIKIEGITQEIMQVALKQAKEARLHILGVMDQAINQPREEMSEFAPRIYTIKVEQDKIRDVIGKGGANIRSITEKSDTNIEIEDDGTIKIFAAERAKAMLAIELIEAITADVEVGKTYHGKVVRVVDFGAFVEVLPGKEGLVHISQIAHERVAKVSDYLTEGQMVDVKVMEIDRQNRIRLSMKELLEKPAQQEPQSEE; from the coding sequence GTGACACCTATTACTAAGACTTTTCAATATGGTCAGCATACCGTAACTCTCGAAACCGGCGTTATCGCCCGTCAGGCCACTGCAGCTGTGATGGCAAGCATGGATGACACCTCTGTACTGGTTACCGTGGTTGGTAAAAAAGAAGCCAAGCCTGACCAGAACTTTTTCCCTCTGACTGTGAATTATCAGGAAAAAACCTACGCCGCGGGTAAGATCCCCGGTGGTTTTTTCAAGCGTGAAGGTCGCCCTTCCGAATACGAAACCCTGACTGCCCGACTGATCGACCGCCCGATCCGCCCGTTGTTCCCGGATGGCTTTATGAACGAAGTTCAGGTGGTGATCACTGTCGTCTCTGCCAACCCTGATATTCCTACCGATGTGATTTCCATGATCGGTACCTCTGCGGCCCTGGCGATTTCGGGTATTCCTTTTAATGGCCCTATCGGCGCCGCCCGCGTCGGTTATAAAGATGGCCAGTATATGCTCAACACCCTGGTTTCCGAGCAACCTGAAAGCCAGCTTGATCTGGTGGTGGCCGGTACCGAAAGCGCCGTGCTGATGGTGGAATCCGAAGCCAATATGTTGTCTGAAGAAACCATGCTGGGTGCGGTGGTCTACGGCCATGAACAGTCTCAGACTGTGATCAAGGCAGTAAATGAGTTTGCCGCTGAGGTGAATACGCCTAAGTGGGACTGGCAGCCGCCTGCTGAAAACACTGCCCTGAAAGCCAAAATTAAAGAGCTGGCCGAAGAGCAGATGACAGAGGCCTATCAAATCTCTGACAAGATGGCCCGTAAAGATGCCATTACCGCGCTGAGTGACAACGTTGTAGCGCAGATTGAAGAGCAGGATCCTGAGCAGGACAGCAAAGAAGTGAAAGAACTGCTGCATGAACTGGAAAGTGATGTGGTGCGTTCACGCATTCTGGCCGGTGAGCCGCGTATCGATGGCCGTGACCCTCAGATGATCCGTGCTTTGAGTGTTGGCACCGGTATTCTGCCCCGTACCCATGGTTCAGCCCTGTTTACCCGTGGTGAGACCCAGGCTCTTGTTGCCGCAACACTGGGTACTGAACGTGATGCACAGATGATCGATGAGCTGGGCGGCATGACCAACAGCCGCTTTATGCTGCATTATAACTTCCCTCCCTACTGCGTGGGTGAAACCGGCATGATTGGCTCGCCCAAGCGCCGTGAAATCGGCCATGGTCGTCTGGCCAAACGCGGTATTCAGGCTGTTATGCCAAGCGCCGAAGAATTCCCCTATGTCATTCGTGTGGTATCAGAAATCACCGAGTCTAACGGTTCTTCTTCCATGGCCTCGGTTTGTGGTACCTCGCTGGCACTGATGGACGCCGGTGTACCGATTAAAGCCTCAGTGGCCGGTATTGCCATGGGGCTGGTTAAGTCTGATGACAAGTTTGTGGTGCTGTCCGATATCCTTGGTGATGAAGATCATCTCGGTGATATGGACTTTAAAGTGGCCGGTACCCAGGAAGGTATCACTGCTCTGCAGATGGATATCAAGATCGAAGGTATCACGCAGGAAATCATGCAGGTTGCCCTGAAGCAGGCCAAAGAAGCCCGTCTGCACATTCTCGGTGTGATGGATCAGGCGATTAATCAGCCTCGTGAAGAGATGTCTGAATTTGCCCCGCGCATCTATACCATCAAGGTAGAGCAGGACAAGATTCGTGATGTTATCGGTAAGGGCGGCGCCAATATCCGTTCTATTACCGAGAAATCTGATACCAATATCGAGATTGAAGATGACGGCACTATTAAGATCTTTGCCGCCGAACGCGCTAAAGCCATGCTTGCTATTGAGCTGATTGAAGCCATTACCGCCGATGTGGAAGTGGGTAAGACTTACCACGGTAAAGTGGTGCGGGTTGTCGATTTTGGTGCCTTTGTTGAAGTACTGCCGGGTAAAGAAGGCCTGGTACATATCTCGCAAATCGCCCATGAGCGTGTGGCCAAGGTATCTGATTACCTTACTGAAGGTCAGATGGTGGATGTGAAAGTGATGGAAATCGACCGTCAGAACCGCATTCGTCTGAGCATGAAAGAACTGCTTGAAAAACCTGCACAGCAGGAACCACAATCAGAAGAATAA
- a CDS encoding glycosyltransferase family 4 protein yields MLQLIRSLQDADYRVVYGSPAQSSPHALDLNGIDVQALTLTLNCSSFDELMAQMQPELVIFDRFMMEEQFGWRVEKHCPQAIRVLDTEDLHCLRHARHQALKHDTELTAKQIYSELAIREIAAILRCDLSLIISEYEMAWLEKWFQLPAGILHYCPFMADAEQQKPVIPFAQRQHFISIGNFRHAPNWDAVQYLKSDIWPQIRKSLPQVELHIYGAYPPPKATQLHNPKQGFVVKGWAEDALEVISQSRVMLAPLRFGAGLKGKLIDAASTGTPAVTSSTGAEGIYGDCDSGLLIADNADTFVHQAIALYQQPQMWQPLSHNASALIAKRFNGTEHSANLIRRIQQLSANLQQHRLDNFYGAMLRHHSMKSTQYMAQWIEAKNRFC; encoded by the coding sequence ATGTTGCAGCTTATCAGAAGCTTGCAGGATGCTGATTACCGGGTTGTCTATGGTTCACCGGCACAATCCAGCCCCCATGCGCTGGATCTGAACGGTATTGATGTGCAGGCGCTGACGCTGACCCTCAATTGCAGCTCTTTTGATGAACTGATGGCCCAGATGCAGCCCGAACTGGTGATCTTCGACCGTTTTATGATGGAAGAGCAGTTTGGCTGGCGGGTAGAGAAGCACTGTCCACAGGCTATAAGAGTGCTGGATACAGAAGATTTGCACTGCCTGCGCCATGCCCGGCATCAGGCCCTGAAACACGACACTGAGCTAACAGCAAAGCAGATTTATTCAGAGCTGGCGATCCGTGAAATCGCCGCCATATTGCGCTGTGACTTAAGTCTGATTATCTCCGAGTATGAAATGGCGTGGCTGGAAAAGTGGTTTCAGTTGCCCGCCGGTATTTTGCATTATTGTCCTTTTATGGCCGATGCTGAGCAGCAAAAGCCCGTCATACCTTTTGCACAGCGTCAGCACTTTATCAGCATAGGTAATTTCCGCCACGCACCGAACTGGGATGCGGTGCAATATCTTAAATCGGATATCTGGCCGCAGATCAGAAAGTCCCTGCCACAGGTGGAGCTGCATATTTATGGCGCCTATCCGCCGCCCAAGGCCACCCAGTTGCATAACCCGAAGCAGGGCTTTGTGGTTAAAGGCTGGGCAGAAGATGCCCTTGAGGTGATAAGCCAGAGCCGGGTGATGCTGGCACCACTCAGATTCGGCGCCGGATTAAAGGGCAAACTGATTGATGCCGCCAGCACCGGCACGCCCGCTGTTACCAGCAGTACAGGCGCGGAAGGGATCTACGGCGATTGTGACTCTGGTTTACTGATAGCAGATAACGCCGATACGTTTGTGCATCAGGCCATAGCGCTGTATCAGCAGCCGCAGATGTGGCAACCACTTAGCCACAATGCCAGTGCACTGATCGCAAAACGGTTCAATGGCACTGAGCACAGTGCTAATTTGATCAGGCGGATACAGCAGTTATCAGCAAACCTGCAGCAACATCGTCTGGATAATTTCTATGGTGCCATGTTGCGTCATCATAGTATGAAAAGCACTCAGTATATGGCGCAGTGGATTGAGGCTAAAAATCGATTCTGCTGA
- a CDS encoding DUF5655 domain-containing protein yields the protein MEQNLKQKTGKDLQQWKTALGPMGFNKHGEIMAYLKGECGLSHGYANFIALKFREADAASHNDADLISAQYKGKESLLILFEHLRQQIQSLGIDIEMVPKKAAVSFRRKRQFALIQPSTKTRIDLGLKLDNTAFEGRLEASGPFGSMCSHRIQISETTLPDDEVFGWIKQAYDQAG from the coding sequence ATGGAACAAAACCTCAAACAAAAAACCGGTAAAGACCTTCAACAGTGGAAAACCGCCCTCGGTCCAATGGGGTTTAACAAACATGGTGAAATCATGGCCTACCTCAAAGGCGAGTGTGGTTTGAGCCACGGCTATGCCAATTTTATTGCCCTGAAATTCAGGGAGGCTGACGCAGCATCCCACAATGATGCAGATCTGATAAGCGCGCAATATAAGGGCAAGGAGTCGCTGTTAATCCTGTTTGAGCATCTGAGGCAACAGATTCAGTCGCTGGGCATCGATATTGAAATGGTGCCCAAAAAAGCGGCGGTGAGCTTTCGCCGCAAACGACAGTTCGCACTGATTCAGCCTTCAACAAAAACCCGCATTGACCTGGGTCTGAAACTGGATAACACCGCCTTCGAGGGACGTCTGGAAGCATCGGGACCCTTTGGCAGCATGTGCAGTCACAGGATTCAGATCAGCGAAACCACACTGCCCGATGATGAAGTGTTTGGCTGGATAAAACAGGCCTATGATCAGGCAGGTTAA
- a CDS encoding cytochrome b, translating to MHIQDAQERYGLVSRLFHWLMALALLWQCATVVTRVALEDSPLDEFLWATHKPLGFLLMVLIVLRVIWALMNLSRRPASINLLAKYGHTALYLLVAVVPFLALLRQYGSGRAFEPFGIPLMSGFEGDKIEWMIAPGSLLHGWLGWLLFVMILGHILMTIRHSRSGKQQILKRMW from the coding sequence ATGCACATTCAGGATGCACAAGAGCGGTACGGATTAGTAAGTCGTCTTTTTCACTGGCTGATGGCGCTGGCGCTGCTCTGGCAATGCGCCACTGTGGTGACCAGAGTGGCGCTTGAAGATTCGCCACTGGATGAATTTTTATGGGCCACCCACAAACCACTGGGATTTTTACTGATGGTGCTGATTGTACTCAGGGTCATTTGGGCGTTGATGAATCTGAGCCGGCGTCCGGCATCCATTAACCTGCTTGCGAAGTATGGTCATACCGCGTTGTATTTGTTAGTGGCGGTGGTGCCGTTTCTGGCTCTGCTGCGCCAGTATGGATCGGGAAGGGCGTTTGAACCCTTTGGAATACCCCTGATGAGCGGATTTGAAGGGGATAAAATCGAATGGATGATAGCACCAGGTAGTTTGTTGCATGGCTGGCTGGGCTGGTTGTTATTTGTCATGATCCTGGGCCATATTCTGATGACCATACGCCACTCCCGCAGTGGCAAACAACAAATACTTAAACGTATGTGGTAG
- a CDS encoding sel1 repeat family protein — MKRLRLLVVAGLALLLLVSSGQRYLPLLIQQTSSPHALYLGVMLGSDQALDALSGYARDNQDPYWLQQVAEAGDAAAYYILALNEGDEDRHIALLTQSANGGYSRAQYELALLTDSALKRVQLLKRAAHQQYLPAMISLYQWYLHQGEKDKATPWLEQAALQDAASALILARQHWQQGLHGKAREGFKLASRLGSNVAQEYVALIENHWPAQQAIGWGPERAATSGRHCAMQIQPVVTSLENMRQFIALADEFHRDKRLSELPICLLKPIWLADNRLNCDANWQGQRRLGCDAARLAELPLDDNLSHILVLAPKGKANVHNGIMYLDLTDSYSVFVHELAHFAGFVDEYPLSSELAGQMCHPNLQPPNLIFTLSEEELPLKVDKWRQADVDWRLAKSRTCNNHPLQAYKASDKLTFMEYHDQAYIPEVYLTLWKQQLADKQQLLPAYINIAQALEQQGKYEQAQHWWQKRDAFYTINPVNPASSLQHGAVAPD; from the coding sequence TTGAAAAGACTGCGCCTGCTGGTGGTTGCAGGTCTGGCGCTATTGCTGTTGGTTTCCAGCGGCCAGCGCTATCTGCCTTTACTGATTCAGCAGACGAGCTCACCCCACGCCTTGTATCTCGGCGTCATGCTTGGCTCGGATCAGGCGCTTGACGCATTATCCGGCTATGCAAGAGATAATCAGGATCCTTATTGGCTGCAGCAGGTGGCAGAGGCAGGCGATGCCGCTGCCTATTATATTCTGGCGCTGAATGAAGGGGACGAAGATCGCCATATAGCCTTGCTGACCCAATCCGCCAACGGTGGTTATTCCAGGGCTCAATATGAACTGGCATTGTTGACCGATTCTGCCCTGAAGCGGGTTCAGTTGTTAAAGCGGGCAGCCCATCAGCAGTATCTGCCGGCAATGATTTCACTGTATCAGTGGTATCTGCACCAGGGAGAAAAAGACAAAGCCACACCCTGGCTGGAACAGGCCGCATTGCAGGATGCTGCCAGCGCCCTGATCCTGGCCAGACAACATTGGCAACAAGGGTTGCATGGCAAAGCCCGGGAGGGTTTTAAGCTGGCAAGCCGCCTGGGCAGCAACGTCGCGCAGGAATATGTTGCGTTGATTGAAAACCACTGGCCAGCGCAACAGGCCATAGGTTGGGGACCCGAAAGGGCTGCAACAAGCGGGCGACACTGTGCTATGCAGATCCAGCCGGTGGTGACGTCGCTGGAGAACATGCGCCAGTTTATTGCTCTGGCAGATGAGTTTCATCGTGACAAGCGTTTGTCTGAACTGCCCATTTGCCTGCTTAAGCCTATCTGGCTTGCGGATAACCGGCTTAACTGTGATGCCAACTGGCAAGGCCAGCGTCGTCTGGGCTGTGATGCGGCCAGACTGGCTGAGTTGCCACTGGATGACAATCTCAGTCATATTCTGGTGCTGGCGCCTAAGGGCAAGGCCAATGTGCATAACGGCATTATGTATCTGGATCTGACCGACAGCTATTCGGTGTTTGTGCATGAACTGGCGCATTTTGCTGGCTTTGTGGATGAGTATCCCTTATCCAGTGAGCTGGCCGGGCAGATGTGTCATCCAAATCTGCAACCACCCAATCTGATTTTTACCCTCTCCGAAGAGGAGCTGCCGCTGAAGGTCGATAAATGGCGCCAGGCCGATGTTGACTGGCGTCTGGCCAAATCCCGGACCTGCAATAATCATCCACTGCAGGCTTACAAAGCCAGCGATAAACTCACGTTTATGGAGTATCACGATCAGGCCTATATCCCCGAGGTTTATCTGACATTGTGGAAGCAGCAATTAGCCGACAAGCAACAATTGCTGCCGGCTTATATCAATATTGCTCAGGCCCTTGAGCAGCAAGGTAAATATGAACAGGCTCAGCACTGGTGGCAAAAGCGCGACGCCTTTTACACTATTAATCCGGTTAACCCCGCCAGTAGCCTTCAGCACGGCGCTGTTGCACCTGATTAA
- a CDS encoding MmcQ/YjbR family DNA-binding protein produces the protein MDYIQAREYLLSKPEAIEDFPFGPEVAVYKIAGKMFATLGTEKGADGKPEGRMNLKCEPTQALMLREIFSAVIPGYHMNKQHWNTVILDGSVPQGELKRMIDHSYALVVKGLPKAKRQGLIAKYGEQVE, from the coding sequence ATGGATTACATCCAGGCCAGGGAGTATTTACTGAGTAAACCCGAAGCCATTGAAGACTTTCCCTTCGGTCCTGAGGTGGCAGTGTATAAGATTGCGGGCAAAATGTTTGCCACCTTAGGTACCGAAAAAGGTGCAGATGGCAAGCCGGAAGGGCGCATGAATCTGAAATGCGAGCCTACCCAAGCACTGATGCTCAGAGAAATTTTCAGTGCCGTAATCCCCGGCTATCATATGAATAAGCAGCACTGGAATACGGTGATACTGGATGGTTCGGTACCGCAAGGTGAGCTTAAGAGAATGATCGATCACTCTTATGCTCTGGTGGTAAAAGGCTTACCCAAAGCCAAACGCCAGGGCCTGATTGCCAAATATGGCGAACAAGTAGAATAA
- a CDS encoding LytR/AlgR family response regulator transcription factor produces the protein MPSVRVLIVDDSRLARLELKEQLKKIGGIDLITEAANTRDALQIITEHQPDVLLLDINMPGGDGFSLLEQLDSLPYVIFVTAYEEYALKSFDFNATDYLLKPVTTERLSRALNKITGFEKEQQLSLQADCQVFVKDGERCFLVQVADIIACEAIGNYCKVIINGHERHHAPLIYKNLSQLEKRLPARYFFRANRSWIINTRFIADIELSPGNGLIFQLTNNLSVDVSRLQSVQFRQRWGL, from the coding sequence ATGCCTTCAGTGAGAGTCCTGATAGTTGATGACAGTCGCCTTGCTCGTTTAGAGCTAAAAGAACAGTTGAAAAAGATCGGCGGTATCGATCTTATTACTGAGGCGGCGAATACCCGCGATGCTCTGCAGATAATAACAGAGCACCAGCCAGACGTACTGCTGCTGGATATCAATATGCCCGGCGGCGACGGGTTCTCATTGCTGGAACAACTCGACAGTCTGCCCTATGTTATTTTTGTTACCGCGTACGAAGAATATGCCCTGAAGTCTTTTGATTTCAATGCCACGGATTACTTATTAAAACCCGTCACAACTGAGCGCCTGTCTCGTGCACTGAACAAAATAACCGGCTTTGAGAAGGAACAACAACTCAGCCTGCAAGCCGACTGTCAGGTCTTTGTAAAAGACGGTGAGCGCTGCTTTCTGGTTCAGGTAGCAGACATTATTGCCTGTGAGGCGATAGGCAATTACTGCAAAGTGATTATCAACGGGCATGAAAGGCACCATGCGCCGCTGATCTATAAAAACCTGTCGCAACTGGAGAAGCGACTGCCTGCAAGATACTTTTTTCGTGCCAATCGAAGCTGGATAATCAACACCAGATTTATAGCGGATATTGAACTGTCGCCCGGTAACGGCCTTATATTTCAGCTCACCAATAATTTGTCTGTTGATGTTTCCAGGCTACAATCGGTGCAGTTCAGGCAACGCTGGGGCCTGTGA